The Rosa rugosa chromosome 3, drRosRugo1.1, whole genome shotgun sequence sequence tttctctgtggaaaaaaacgaaggaattcattatttaaattccctacttcaatttccaccaaaatagatgtcatttacgaattcctttgcagtattcaattttcatttccaaaacaaggcttttttctatttaatttttttatttgttttaaactttcttaatttattacacatttcaaatcctaaatagataaaaccaaacaatagaaattgcaattactGAAATTTtggattgatggagttaaagattctatcatttataaattcctacggatttcataattttttcatccaaacgcaccataGGGGTTGGTAGCTTGGTTTTGGCTGGAATTGTAAGTACTTAAGGCCGATTCTTATTGACTTTAAAAAACCAGTCATGTTGGCGTTAGTAGATTTTTGTTAGTAATATAATCGCAAAGTGAGTTATAAACTCAAACATTTCTCGACTTTGTGAGCTTGATATTCCCATGACACGAATTGTGAGTCTTATTCGTGTGACCAGATTTTGCTTTATTTCTTTTGGTGTACAACAAGTCACCAACTTCAAAATTGCTCGAGTACGTAAAATTTGGAAGTTAGATTTTTTCTCATTATGGGTATCCTCACTGTTTTCTtcctctgaaaaaaaaaaaacagaaaagaaaaaagaattaaaccTTGATGTTTCCCGTTTGGGCTTAGAGTAATTCAATCATCAGAGAAACCCAACTAATTTTGCCCAAAGAGTTCAACCAATCAGAAACGCAGCCCAATCAGAAGCAGCAGCGCATCAAACGACGCCGTCGCTACTTTGAACCCGAATTCATTTGGAATTTTCAGTTTCCCGCGTTCAGAACATTTCGTCTCTTAAACCATTTCAAAAACCCACTTAAACTGCCCTACCCTGCCACGCTGGCGATCCGCGCGAAACCCAATCCAACCAATCACAGCGCTCTCTCCCACCCACCACCCCCTTCTATATAAACCCACCCACACCCCTAAGCCCTCTTCACAAATCTCACAATTTCCAATTCACCAAATTCGAACTCCAATCCAAATCTCCAGATCTTCATTACCATGACCACCGCCGTCGCCACAACCGCTCAGGCCGGCCGAGGCAAGCCCAAGACCACCAAATCCGTCTCCAGGTCATCCAAGGCCGGCCTCCAATTTCCCGTCGGCCGAGTCGCCCGCTTCCTCAAGAAGGGCCGCTACGCCCAGCGTGTCGGCGGTGGCTCCCCCGTCTACCTCTCAGCCGTCCTCGAATACCTAGCTGCTGAGGTACGTCGTCGTTTTGGACTATTTTTGTAATTTGGGGGCTTTTCATTTTGTGCTTGATTTGTTAGCTGATTTTTTGGTTTGTTGATTTTGGGATCAGGTTTTGGAGCTGGCTGGAAACGCTGCCAGGGACAACAAGAAGAATCGGATCACTCCAAGGCATATCCAGCTTGCGGTGAGGAATGATGAGGAGTTCACCAAGCTTTTGGGGTCTGTGACGATTGCGAATGGAGGTGTTCTGCCCAACATTCATCAGAACTTGCTGCCCAAGAAGAATGCGAAAGGGA is a genomic window containing:
- the LOC133738921 gene encoding histone H2AX-like, with protein sequence MTTAVATTAQAGRGKPKTTKSVSRSSKAGLQFPVGRVARFLKKGRYAQRVGGGSPVYLSAVLEYLAAEVLELAGNAARDNKKNRITPRHIQLAVRNDEEFTKLLGSVTIANGGVLPNIHQNLLPKKNAKGKGEIGSMSQEF